In the genome of Piliocolobus tephrosceles isolate RC106 chromosome 20, ASM277652v3, whole genome shotgun sequence, the window ccttttctcctcctctccccaagTGCTATCCTGTTCATGCCTATGCTCAGagcttcctcccttctctcctgggCTGTAGCTGAGGCTTGGAAAGGAGAAGGTCCCTGTTTCCTGTGGCCGATCTGATCTGGAGACATCCCATGCAGACTCTGGTTACAGCCAGATGCTCAGGTTGCCGAGTGACTACCGTATGGTGGGTAGGGGCATAGGAGCGAGCATGAGTTACCCAGCACCCCAGGCAAGACAGGCCGAGCCTGATTCTATCTAAGCTGATTTGCATCTCCAGATGACAACATACTGAACAAAGTGAGGAGCTCTGAGCCATTAATACGGCTGCCCAGCCGAGGTACCAAACTGATTGAACAATCACTTGAAAGTCTGAGGCTGGGGAGGCCAGTGGAGCTGGGTGGCCCTGCAACCACGTGGCTGCCTGTCATCTTCCTTCAACTGCTGGAGGATCTAAACAATGTTCTTCAGATGAGGTGCTAGTGCTCACGGACAGGGGCTGCCCTAGGCGAGGAGGTAAATGACCAGATTTCTGCCTCAGTGGCCTCCCCACCCACCATGAAGGAACCAGGCTATTCACagatgggagactgaggccccaGGATGCACAAGGGCAGAGCCAGCTGCCTCCCTGGAAGAATCATTCTCTGGCTGCTGTTTGTGCCTCTTGGGCAGGTGTGAACAGGGCAGGCCTGAAACAGGCCCAGCCCCACCATGAGAGGCCCTTAGGAGGGTCAGGGGAACCTGGCAGCAACACCCCTGAGATAGGACATGCTGGGTGGACACCAGATAGAGGCTTGTCACCATCGCCCGCTGCTAGGAGGGAGCAGGCCCCAGGCCACCCTCACCTCATCTGCTGGGCCGCAGACTCCCATGTATAGGGAGGGCAGGGCTATGGGGTGGCTTTTCTTTCCGGAACAAAAGGAGCCCGCCTAGGACAGCCACTCCACCTCTCACTGTGCTGGCCACTCTGGCCTTAGCTGCAGGGATTAGGGCCAGGCGGCCTCTTATTTTAGGTTAAGAGGCATTAGGAAGGGATGAGGAGTTAAGCCCAGGCAGGAATCTTCCAGGGACCTGCATACACTTCCTGGTTCTGGGGGGTGGAGGGTCAAGGCAAGTGGAGGCGGCCTGGGTTTCCTGCCATGGGTGGGGACTAGCTCCCTCCCTTGCTGCCCAGGAACAGTGAGGGGTCTCCTGCAGCCAAGGACAGGGGCTTAGGGAATCCTCAGGCATGTTTAGCCAAGACCTCGCACCAGTGTTCCCCAGCTTACAGGTGGCACCTTTCTCCAACCTACTCAAGTTCCTCAATTCTTCCCTTCATTCCCTGGCTTCCGAACGACCCCCAGAGCACACGGCTTCTGCCTCTTGTTCTCCCCATTCAAACCTTCTTACAAGGGCAGACAGAATGAAAGACCACACAATTCAAGGCCTTTCTGTGCTTAAAACCTAGCAGGGGCTCCTCCTGCACACAGAACACAACCCGAGTGCCTGGCCCAAGAGGTCCTGTGACCCACCAGGCTGACCCCACTCCTCCCCTGCTTCCCTTGGCCTCACAGTAAAGGGGTCTGAGGTTCCCCACTCCAGTTCGTGCTCACGGCAGCACCTGACTCCATGAGGAAGCCTCTGTCTCTTCGGGGGCTGTCTCCTCTAATGGTCTGTGCCCCATCTGCGCAGAGTAGCCTGGGAAGTTACCGGAAAAGCACCTACTGAATCACCCAGCTACAGCAGCGGGGCAAGGGagcaggtgtgcgccatcacccCGGGTGTCTCAGATGTAGGCTCCGTGAGTGCAGGAGCAAGAACTGAGGCCCAGCACCCGGGTGAGAAAAGCTTTCACCTAGAAAGGCAGGCCCTGAGCTGAGGCCTGGGGAGGGAGCCGCCCTGCAGGCCAGCGGGGCCACAGCTGGGCCGGGCCAGCAGCCGTCTCACTGAGCCTTAGTCACTATGGGTGAGATGGGGCTGTGGAGATTCAACTCAGGTCAAGAACAGGCCCTTGGCTGGGACTCGGCACCCACAGGGTCCCTAGGGGAGCGGAATCAGTGAGAGGCGCCGGGAGTGAAGGTGGGAAGCAGTGGAGCAAGCATCACTGGCGGGGAGAAGGGGGCGGTAGGTTTTTGCTTTAACCAGCTAAGTCTCCTTCACCTTCCAATCTAAGGACCAGCTGAGACCATGAAGTGGGAGGGTGCCAGAACCGCCCCTCCTGCTCCCTGTGCTGTGAGGCGGTCCCTTTCCATCACAGGCCTCTGCTTTCCCCTACCCCTTACCCCGCCGGGGGCCGCTCTGCAGACCCAACCGGGTGCTGGTCAGGGAGCCAGAGTCCAGGCCTCCCCCGACTCACCATTACTGTGGTTTCCTGTTTGGAGGGAGGCGGGGGGCTGCAGGTTGCTGCTCAAGGCCCCGTACCCGCGGTAACTGTAGCTGAGGCCGCCGTTGGCGTACACAGGGTCCTGGGAGTAGGAGGGGGCTGGCAGTGAGTAGGTGGAGTGGGTGATGGCTGTGGAGTCCCGCGAGTGCTGCTTGTCCAGGGCTATGGGCTCATCCtgcagaggggagaggggggCGCTGGGGAAACCAAGGGGCAGCTGGCTCCAACTACCATCCCTGGATACAAGGTGGATAAATGCTGCGGCCCCAGGACTCCTGGGACCCAATGCTGTGGTTTGACCTGTGGGATTCTGTCTGTCCCTCCCCCGGCCACCTGCCCCGCTGGGGGCTTTTCCCGACTCTGCTCATCTCCCTGTCAGCATATTTGATCTGGGCCCTCTGGTCTCGGTATGAAGTCCAGGCTTCCGTATGAGGTCTGAAGACCTGTGAGAACAACACGCCTGACCTCTACCCCCCTCCTCTCCTTGTCTTTGCCCTCCTGTTCCCCCTCTGCCCCTCCCCGACTGCACCCATCACAGCTCCCTCACCTGCTCTCCCTGGCTGCCCGGGAGGCCTGCCCTCCCTCACCTGCTCTCCCTGGCTGCCCGGAGGGGCCCCTGTAGTGGCTGCTGTGGCAGGTACCTGTGAGGACTGGTAGATCTCCAGACGCATCCGCTTGGCTGCCTTTCTCGTCTCGCTCTCACAGGCAGCTGCCAGGATGTTTTCTGCCATGGCCGAGGTCAGGTGGGGTGGCGTGGGTCTGGTCTGCAGGCAGAACAGGGATGGAGCTAGCATGGGGCTCGTGGGGGCCCTGGGCTTGTGCAGAGACCCTGCCCCAGGGGTGGGTGGCACAGCGTGGGGTTTGGGCTCCAGCGCCTCAGTCTACAGAGCTATAGGACCTTTCTGGGCCTTAGTTCCCTCATGTGCAAACCAGGGATTATGGTACTTGCTTCCAGGGCTCCTGGGAAGACCCTGGGTGAAAGGGCCCGGGCATCCTGGGAGTGTGGCAGGAGGTCCGTGGTGGCGCCGAGGGGAAGTGGGGGCCGGGGAGGAGGGACTCACCATCTCCATGCCGTTCTTCTTCATGCGCCGGCAGGACTTGAGGTACGTGCGGATGCGCTTGCGGGCCCGCTCCTGGAACTCGGGGAACTGCCGGCTGCAGGACTCGATGATGGCCTGGATCTTCTCCTTGGGCTGCTTGGAGATGGGCACCATGCGGTCCAGGTTCTCGTCCACAAAGAGACGCACAAACATCTGCAGAGACACGGGCCATGGGAAGGGCCGACCCTGGCATGGCTCCCATCCCCATCCCACCTGTTTCCGGCCAGTGCTCACGTTGAAGGCCTTCAGACGCTCAGGGTCCATGCCTTCGGAGTCGTTCATCTTGTCATTGTCCTCATGGTCATCATGGTCATCATCGTCGTCATCTGCCGTCGGGGCCCGGCCCACTGTCAGGTCCTCAGGGCAGCCGCTGACCTCAGTCTTAATGGAATCGTAGCTCCCAGAGCTGTAGGGGGGGGACTAAAAAGAGGGCAAGAGGCAGACGGTTGGGCCAAGCAGCTGCTCATGCCCTTGCTGGGTCTCCTACAGGTGGTGAGCTTGGGGACCAGGGTGGCACGCACGCCCTGCTGCCACGAGAGCCACAGCTGCGAGGCTCTGAGCAAGTCACTCTTCTCTTCTGCTCTCTTCATCTGTGCAATGGGGACAGCAATGCTACCACCTCCTGCCCCCCTGGGCTGCCGCAGGGAGGACCGACTGCAACAGTGTATGCAGACACCTGGCTCCTGGGGGTGCCGAGCACTTAGGAGGGTGTCACCTGTTTCCTCAGCAGAGGTCCACACCAGGACCTGCCACATGTACAGGGGAAAGGCAGACACGGAAAGGACTCCCACCACCCGCCAGCCTCCTCTTGTGCCAAGATATGTTTTGGCTTCAGGGTTTTCCTCCCTGATCCCCAAGGGGCTACAACCCCAAGCTGACAACCGAGCTGCCACCAAAGCAGCGAGCACGCTGTCTGTGAGGAGGAGGAACAGacgggctgggcgaggtggccagcCAAGGCGACAGGTCCGTTAAGCAGGATGTGTTCCCGCAGCTCCTGGCCTGGCCTCCTCCTGTCTGCACCCCCACCAGGACAACACAGTGGCCTCTTGAGAATATGTGGGTAGAAAGGGAAAGGGAGCGAGATCCAGCTTCCACCAGCAGTCTCCTGTCGTCCAGCAGAGAAGGGCTCCAGCCCTCTGCTCCCACCACGAGTTCCTCCCTGGACAAgcccccttcccctctctccttAGAGGcggcttcctcttttcctctgtgCTCCCCCCTCTTCTCATCCTCCATGGCTCAGCTCCCGCAGCACCtgtctcctgcccctgcctcggGGCACTGCTCTGGGACGGCTGAGGGCCACTGTTGCCTTTTGGAAAGTTTGTGCCTTCGATGTGTCCCAACTACTCATTCAGATCCTGACTGGCAGTAGCCTGGGGACactgtccctgccctcaaggagacTGGCATCCAGCAGGTAAGGCAGGCTCAAGGAACAGGTGGCAGCA includes:
- the NOL4L gene encoding nucleolar protein 4-like isoform X5, with the translated sequence MSDSTWMSADPHLASSLSPSQDERMRSPQNLHSQEDDDSSSESGSGHGSSTLNPSTSSSTQGDPAFPEMNGSGAVAPMDFTTAAEDQPINLCDKLPPATALGTPSYPSDGCGADGLRSRVKYGVKTTPESPPYSSGSYDSIKTEVSGCPEDLTVGRAPTADDDDDDHDDHEDNDKMNDSEGMDPERLKAFNMFVRLFVDENLDRMVPISKQPKEKIQAIIESCSRQFPEFQERARKRIRTYLKSCRRMKKNGMEMTRPTPPHLTSAMAENILAAACESETRKAAKRMRLEIYQSSQDEPIALDKQHSRDSTAITHSTYSLPAPSYSQDPVYANGGLSYSYRGYGALSSNLQPPASLQTGNHSNGYSAQMGHRPLEETAPEETEASSWSQGPRTSA
- the NOL4L gene encoding nucleolar protein 4-like isoform X4, coding for MSDSTWMSADPHLASSLSPSQDERMRSPQNLHSQEDDDSSSESGSGHGSSTLNPSTSSSTQGDPAFPEMNGSGAVAPMDFTTAAEDQPINLCDKLPPATALGTPSYPSDGCGADGLRSRVKYGVKTTPESPPYSSGSYDSIKTEVSGCPEDLTVGRAPTADDDDDDHDDHEDNDKMNDSEGMDPERLKAFNMFVRLFVDENLDRMVPISKQPKEKIQAIIESCSRQFPEFQERARKRIRTYLKSCRRMKKNGMEMTRPTPPHLTSAMAENILAAACESETRKAAKRMRLEIYQSSQDEPIALDKQHSRDSTAITHSTYSLPAPSYSQDPVYANGGLSYSYRGYGALSSNLQPPASLQTGNHSNGPTDLSMKGGASTTSTTPTPTPSSTSTSRPVPTAQLSPTEISAVRQLIAGYRESAAFLLRSADELENLILQQN